Proteins encoded within one genomic window of Catenulispora sp. EB89:
- a CDS encoding methyltransferase, translating into MSAEATLARFREYMVGPARFMNLLSCFELGVVDALRAEPGLTAAGLGAAVGAKPDAIEQLLFLPVKEGFIGHDPATGGYRLAALAELTDLDLRRVLEFMDKIKVTTLRQLFWLTESVQTGTVVGLRELYGFDGDLYAAMGVHAELRESWSRLMDTVTERIDPWFFQNIDVPSGSRVLDLAGNTGLGAVHTLTLTGATGLHVTTFDLPDKEAECLKNFREAGVAEQTAFVGGDVFVSVPTGFDVVLVKHFLNMFDKSEAVKILQAVHAALKPGGQVHILVPVYTEDLTQSRTVDYYPAFFLGAAIAQGGPQKMSTFSAWLAECGFTVTKAITQDLAELPPDALPLHGILTAAKPA; encoded by the coding sequence ATGTCCGCTGAAGCCACGCTCGCCCGGTTCCGTGAGTACATGGTGGGACCGGCCCGGTTCATGAATCTGCTGTCCTGCTTCGAACTCGGCGTGGTCGACGCGCTGCGGGCCGAGCCCGGCCTGACCGCCGCCGGCCTCGGCGCCGCGGTCGGTGCCAAGCCGGACGCGATCGAGCAGCTGTTGTTCCTGCCGGTCAAGGAGGGCTTCATCGGCCACGACCCGGCCACCGGCGGCTACCGCCTGGCCGCGCTGGCCGAGCTGACGGACCTGGATCTGCGCCGGGTCCTGGAGTTCATGGACAAGATCAAGGTCACCACGCTGCGGCAGCTGTTCTGGCTCACCGAGAGCGTGCAGACCGGGACCGTGGTCGGGCTGCGCGAGCTGTACGGCTTCGACGGCGACCTGTACGCGGCCATGGGTGTGCACGCCGAGCTGCGCGAGTCGTGGTCGCGCCTGATGGACACGGTCACCGAGCGCATCGACCCGTGGTTCTTCCAGAACATCGACGTCCCCTCCGGATCGCGGGTGCTGGACCTGGCCGGCAACACCGGGCTCGGCGCCGTCCACACGCTGACGCTGACCGGCGCCACCGGGCTGCACGTCACGACCTTCGACCTGCCGGACAAGGAAGCGGAGTGCCTGAAGAACTTCCGGGAGGCCGGCGTCGCCGAGCAGACCGCGTTCGTCGGGGGCGACGTGTTCGTCAGCGTGCCCACGGGCTTCGACGTGGTGCTGGTCAAGCACTTCCTGAACATGTTCGACAAGTCGGAGGCGGTGAAGATCCTGCAGGCCGTCCACGCGGCGCTGAAGCCGGGCGGCCAGGTCCACATCCTGGTGCCGGTGTACACCGAGGACCTCACGCAGTCGCGGACCGTCGACTACTACCCGGCGTTCTTCCTCGGCGCGGCCATCGCTCAGGGCGGGCCGCAGAAGATGTCGACGTTCAGCGCCTGGCTGGCCGAATGCGGTTTCACGGTCACCAAGGCGATCACCCAGGACCTCGCCGAGCTGCCGCCGGACGCGCTTCCGCTGCACGGCATCCTTACCGCCGCCAAGCCCGCGTGA
- a CDS encoding BTAD domain-containing putative transcriptional regulator produces the protein MDIKVLGPLSIQHGAAAATPVAQKPGTALALLLLNAMRVVPVPVLMDELWREAPPKSARAALQIYVLQLRKKLTWATGLTLAEVSEHVLQTVHNGYRFVVEQGQLDLQVYHRLQRTGIKAMDAGDYHSAARDFRHALNLWRGPAVADVEPGTRIRAEAAALEQSRMTMLDYRIELDLRLGLHRQILGELAVLTSRNRFHENLHAQFVIALYRSGYRIRALEAFHQVRHNLRTEFGLEPSGKLKRFHQAVLTQDPVLDEAEVVPLPRGSAADLLEAPSLASSF, from the coding sequence ATGGACATCAAGGTCCTGGGTCCGCTGTCGATCCAGCACGGCGCCGCCGCGGCCACCCCGGTCGCCCAGAAGCCGGGCACCGCGCTGGCGCTGCTGCTGCTGAACGCGATGCGCGTGGTACCCGTGCCGGTGCTGATGGACGAGCTGTGGCGCGAGGCGCCGCCGAAGAGCGCACGCGCCGCGCTGCAGATCTACGTGCTCCAGCTCCGCAAGAAGCTGACCTGGGCCACCGGGCTCACCCTGGCCGAGGTGTCCGAGCACGTGCTGCAGACGGTGCACAACGGCTACCGCTTCGTCGTCGAGCAGGGCCAGCTGGACCTGCAGGTCTACCACCGGCTCCAGCGCACGGGGATCAAGGCCATGGACGCCGGGGACTACCACTCGGCGGCCCGGGACTTCCGGCACGCCCTGAACCTGTGGCGCGGGCCCGCGGTCGCCGACGTGGAGCCGGGCACGCGGATCCGCGCCGAGGCGGCGGCGCTGGAACAGTCGCGGATGACGATGCTGGACTACCGCATCGAGCTGGATCTGCGCCTGGGGCTGCACCGCCAGATTCTCGGCGAGCTGGCGGTGCTGACCTCGCGCAACCGCTTCCACGAGAACCTGCACGCGCAGTTCGTCATCGCGCTGTACCGGTCGGGCTACCGCATCCGCGCGCTGGAAGCGTTCCACCAGGTGCGGCACAACCTGCGCACCGAGTTCGGGCTGGAGCCCTCCGGCAAGCTCAAGAGGTTCCACCAGGCGGTGCTGACCCAGGATCCGGTGCTCGACGAGGCCGAAGTGGTGCCGCTGCCGCGGGGATCGGCAGCGGACCTGCTGGAGGCGCCGTCGCTGGCGAGCTCGTTCTGA
- a CDS encoding BTAD domain-containing putative transcriptional regulator encodes MRGDMEFRVLGSVSVRQDGAELVHAIGKPRQVLALLLINGPHRVSAKSLITELWDDAPPRRAMTTLQTHVLQLRKELARNLGVSRDTVARDLLQTHDGGYRLALGAAEFDLPEFHRLRAMAQAALNAGDSLVASRVLSEALGLWRGPVLADVEHGRLLHAAAAELDRARLETLVLFFDTRLSMNRHREILSELTRLVVRHPHHEDLHARLMLALYRSGYRVRALEVYEELCRNMHNDLGVRPSASIARLRARVAADPAAGDEDGDAAGDQADVLHVLHGPQESSRCGGGTLGSPGSGSTGILSGSGSELSTAW; translated from the coding sequence ATGCGCGGTGACATGGAATTCCGGGTGTTGGGATCGGTGTCGGTGCGGCAGGACGGTGCGGAGCTGGTCCACGCCATCGGCAAACCGCGCCAGGTGCTGGCCCTGCTGCTGATCAACGGGCCGCACCGGGTGTCGGCCAAGTCGCTGATCACCGAGCTCTGGGACGACGCGCCGCCGCGGCGGGCCATGACCACCTTGCAGACGCACGTCCTCCAGCTGCGCAAAGAGCTCGCGCGCAACCTCGGCGTCAGCCGCGACACCGTCGCCCGGGATCTGCTCCAGACCCACGACGGCGGCTACCGCCTCGCCCTGGGCGCCGCGGAGTTCGACCTGCCGGAGTTCCACCGCCTGCGGGCGATGGCGCAGGCCGCGCTCAACGCCGGCGACTCGCTGGTCGCCAGCCGGGTGCTGAGCGAGGCGCTGGGCCTGTGGCGCGGACCGGTCCTGGCCGACGTCGAGCACGGCCGGCTCCTGCACGCCGCGGCCGCCGAGCTCGACCGGGCCCGGCTGGAGACGCTGGTGCTGTTCTTCGACACCCGGCTGAGCATGAACCGGCACCGCGAGATCCTCAGTGAGCTGACACGCCTGGTGGTCCGCCATCCGCACCACGAGGACCTGCACGCCCGCCTGATGCTGGCCCTGTACCGGTCGGGATACCGGGTCCGGGCCCTGGAGGTGTACGAGGAGCTGTGCCGGAACATGCACAACGACCTCGGCGTGCGCCCCTCGGCGTCGATCGCGCGGCTGCGGGCCCGGGTGGCGGCCGATCCGGCGGCCGGGGACGAGGACGGCGACGCGGCTGGCGATCAGGCCGACGTGCTCCACGTGCTCCACGGCCCCCAGGAGAGCTCGCGCTGCGGTGGCGGCACGCTGGGCTCGCCGGGCAGCGGCAGCACCGGCATCCTGTCCGGCAGCGGCTCGGAGTTGAGCACCGCCTGGTAG
- a CDS encoding type III polyketide synthase produces the protein MSTLCKPSVSVPEHVITLADTLAFAEQAHAGKPQLGLALRLIRNTGVQKRHIVQPIADTLRHPGFEERNRIFEVESKRMLPPVIAEALANAELTAPDIDAIIFVSCTGFLMPSHTAWLINTMGFRYDTRQIPIAQLGCAAGGAAINRAQDFCTAYPGSNVLIVSCELCSLCYQPTDDAVGNLLSDGLFGDAVAAAVVRGSGGVGVRLERNAAYLIPDTESWISYAVRSTGFHFQLDRRVPGTMEPLAPVLSSLATAHGWDIANLDFYIIHAGGPRILGDLSKFLGVDDKMFRHSWSTLVEYGNIASAVVFDALRRLFEEQSMSPGATGVIAGFGPGITAEMAVGRWSVAGTPPVSTARVQSSHGQPNHGQPNHGRPNHSRPTHVQPNHVQPLETA, from the coding sequence ATGTCCACGCTTTGCAAACCTTCGGTGAGCGTGCCGGAACATGTCATCACCCTGGCGGACACCCTCGCGTTCGCCGAGCAGGCGCACGCCGGCAAACCGCAGCTGGGCCTGGCACTGCGGCTGATCAGGAACACCGGCGTGCAGAAGCGCCACATCGTCCAGCCGATCGCCGACACGCTGCGCCATCCCGGGTTCGAGGAGCGCAACCGCATCTTCGAGGTCGAGTCCAAGCGGATGCTTCCGCCGGTCATCGCCGAGGCGCTGGCCAACGCCGAGCTGACGGCGCCGGACATCGACGCGATCATCTTCGTGTCCTGCACCGGCTTCCTGATGCCCTCGCACACCGCCTGGCTGATCAACACGATGGGCTTCCGCTACGACACCCGGCAGATCCCCATAGCGCAGCTGGGATGCGCCGCCGGCGGGGCCGCGATCAACCGTGCGCAGGACTTCTGCACCGCCTACCCCGGCAGCAATGTGCTGATCGTCTCCTGCGAGCTGTGCTCGCTGTGCTACCAGCCCACCGACGACGCGGTCGGCAACCTGCTGTCCGACGGGCTGTTCGGCGACGCCGTCGCGGCCGCCGTGGTCCGGGGCAGCGGCGGGGTCGGGGTGCGGCTGGAGCGCAACGCCGCCTACCTCATCCCGGACACGGAGAGCTGGATCTCCTACGCGGTGCGCTCGACCGGCTTCCACTTCCAGCTGGACCGCCGCGTGCCCGGCACCATGGAACCCCTCGCCCCGGTGCTGAGCAGCCTGGCCACCGCGCACGGCTGGGACATCGCGAACCTCGACTTCTACATCATCCACGCCGGCGGTCCGCGGATCCTCGGCGACCTGAGCAAGTTCCTCGGCGTCGACGACAAGATGTTCCGGCACAGCTGGTCCACCCTGGTCGAGTACGGCAACATCGCCAGCGCCGTGGTCTTCGATGCGCTGCGCCGGCTGTTCGAGGAGCAGTCGATGTCGCCGGGCGCCACCGGCGTGATCGCCGGGTTCGGCCCCGGGATCACCGCGGAGATGGCGGTGGGCCGGTGGTCCGTGGCCGGGACGCCGCCGGTTTCGACGGCGCGTGTCCAGTCGAGCCACGGGCAGCCCAACCACGGACAGCCCAATCACGGCCGGCCGAACCACTCCCGGCCCACCCACGTCCAGCCGAACCATGTCCAGCCCTTGGAGACAGCGTGA
- a CDS encoding cytochrome P450 — protein MVAETVPPVIRIDPSGADRHGEAARMREAGQVIRAELPGGVQMWVITDYGLLAELAADPRVGRDWRNWDALSRGEVPEDWPLLSMIRLNNAMARDGGEHRRLRRPLTRTFTRNRVEALRPRIGEIVARMLDELPALADADGVVDLRKHYAYPFPMQVICELIGVPEEWWPRFRQLIDTVVRADTTAEEYMATQQERHELWQKLFAMRRAEPADDLTSALLAINGEDGEPLTDEELEDTLWMLIGAGHETSISLIVNATRALLTHPEQRAKVDEGGDEVWAKVIEETLRFDSPVGNFPARFPTEDVTVAGVTIPKGEAILAPWSGVNRDPARYGEDADQFDIDRSAGKHMAFGAGPHVCIGPNLARLEAAIALPALFARFPELRLAVEDDALTAVPSIFSNSVVGLPVFLGAQAQA, from the coding sequence ATGGTCGCCGAGACCGTTCCGCCGGTGATCCGCATCGATCCGTCCGGGGCCGACCGCCACGGCGAGGCCGCGCGGATGCGCGAGGCCGGCCAGGTGATCCGGGCCGAGCTGCCCGGCGGTGTGCAGATGTGGGTCATCACCGACTACGGCCTGCTCGCCGAGCTGGCCGCCGACCCGCGCGTGGGCCGGGACTGGCGCAACTGGGACGCGCTGAGCCGCGGCGAGGTGCCCGAGGACTGGCCGCTGCTGAGCATGATCCGGCTGAACAACGCGATGGCCCGGGACGGCGGGGAGCACCGCCGGCTGCGGCGTCCGCTGACCAGGACGTTCACCCGGAACCGGGTCGAGGCGCTGCGGCCGCGGATCGGCGAGATCGTGGCGCGGATGCTGGACGAGCTGCCCGCGCTGGCGGACGCCGACGGCGTCGTCGACCTGCGCAAGCACTACGCCTATCCGTTCCCGATGCAGGTGATCTGCGAGCTGATCGGCGTGCCGGAGGAGTGGTGGCCGAGGTTCCGCCAGCTGATCGACACCGTGGTGCGCGCCGACACCACGGCCGAGGAGTACATGGCCACGCAGCAGGAGCGGCACGAGCTGTGGCAGAAGCTGTTCGCCATGCGGCGCGCCGAGCCGGCCGACGACCTGACCAGCGCGCTGCTCGCGATCAACGGCGAGGACGGCGAGCCGCTCACCGACGAAGAGCTCGAAGACACGCTGTGGATGCTCATCGGCGCCGGCCACGAGACCTCGATCAGCCTGATCGTCAACGCCACGCGGGCTCTTCTCACCCACCCCGAGCAGCGCGCCAAGGTCGACGAGGGCGGTGACGAGGTCTGGGCGAAGGTCATCGAGGAGACGCTGCGCTTCGACTCGCCGGTCGGGAACTTCCCGGCCCGCTTCCCGACCGAGGACGTCACCGTCGCCGGGGTGACGATCCCCAAGGGCGAGGCGATTCTCGCGCCCTGGAGCGGCGTCAACCGCGACCCGGCGCGCTACGGCGAGGACGCCGACCAGTTCGACATCGACCGGTCGGCCGGCAAGCACATGGCGTTCGGGGCCGGGCCGCACGTGTGCATCGGCCCGAACCTGGCGCGGCTGGAGGCGGCGATCGCGCTGCCGGCGCTGTTCGCGCGGTTCCCGGAGCTGCGGCTCGCGGTCGAGGACGACGCGCTGACCGCGGTGCCGTCGATCTTCTCCAACTCGGTGGTCGGGTTGCCGGTGTTCCTCGGGGCGCAGGCTCAGGCGTAG
- a CDS encoding FAD-binding oxidoreductase encodes MSSVDRAATIDPPIDPETVTELATRIQGPVLTPADEAYDAERSGNQTARRHHPDLIVGATGAADVQAAVTFAREHGLPVAVQGTGHASAAVAADGGLLITTSRMQGVRVSPGTGTAWVAAGTRWDQVIHEAAAAGLAPLSGSAPGVGVVSYTLGGGLGLLSRRYGFAADHVRSIDVVTADGRLRQVSAEADPDLFWALRGGRDNFGVVTGIELDLMPVTTIYGGGLFFPADSITEVFDAYVRWTAHLPDEMTSSIAMIAFPDAPMLPPPLRGRYVAHVRITYSADDLRPGADLVAPLRELEPFIDTVKEMPYTAGGTIHNDPPVPGAFESFTALLHDFDSTGVHALFALAGPQAAVPHVIELRHLGGRLANPPAVGNAVGGRHARYAINVISRLERAELSEIRPAHERIFAALEPWVVGRTLNFLNGADDAKYVRSAYEPKDYQRLTEIKAAYDPENLFRLNHNIPPAGSQGS; translated from the coding sequence ATGAGCAGTGTGGACCGAGCCGCCACGATTGATCCGCCGATCGACCCCGAGACGGTCACGGAGCTGGCCACACGGATCCAGGGTCCCGTTCTGACCCCCGCCGACGAGGCATATGACGCCGAGCGCAGCGGCAACCAGACCGCACGCCGACACCACCCCGACCTCATCGTCGGCGCCACCGGCGCGGCCGATGTGCAGGCGGCCGTGACCTTCGCCAGGGAACACGGCCTCCCAGTCGCGGTCCAGGGCACCGGCCACGCCTCGGCCGCGGTCGCCGCCGACGGCGGTCTACTCATCACCACCTCCCGTATGCAGGGCGTCCGCGTGAGCCCGGGCACCGGCACCGCGTGGGTGGCCGCCGGGACGCGCTGGGACCAGGTCATCCACGAGGCCGCGGCCGCCGGCCTGGCCCCGCTGTCCGGCTCGGCCCCGGGCGTCGGCGTGGTCTCCTACACCCTCGGCGGCGGCCTGGGCCTGCTCTCCCGACGCTACGGCTTCGCCGCCGACCACGTGCGCAGCATCGACGTGGTCACCGCGGACGGCCGGCTGCGCCAGGTGAGCGCCGAGGCCGACCCGGACCTGTTCTGGGCGCTGCGCGGCGGCCGGGACAACTTCGGCGTGGTGACCGGCATCGAACTCGACCTGATGCCGGTCACCACGATCTACGGCGGCGGCCTGTTCTTCCCGGCGGACTCCATCACCGAGGTCTTCGACGCCTACGTCCGCTGGACCGCCCACCTGCCCGACGAGATGACCTCCTCGATCGCGATGATCGCCTTCCCCGACGCGCCGATGCTCCCGCCGCCGCTGCGCGGCCGCTACGTGGCCCATGTGCGCATCACCTACTCCGCCGACGACCTGCGTCCCGGCGCGGACCTGGTGGCCCCGCTGCGCGAGCTGGAGCCCTTCATCGACACGGTGAAGGAGATGCCTTACACCGCGGGCGGCACGATCCACAACGACCCCCCGGTCCCGGGCGCCTTCGAGTCCTTCACGGCCCTGCTGCACGACTTCGACAGCACCGGAGTGCACGCGCTGTTCGCGCTGGCCGGCCCGCAAGCCGCGGTCCCGCACGTCATCGAGCTGCGGCACCTCGGCGGCCGACTCGCGAACCCGCCGGCGGTCGGCAACGCGGTCGGCGGCCGGCACGCCCGGTACGCGATCAACGTCATCTCCCGCCTGGAGCGCGCCGAACTGAGCGAGATCCGGCCGGCGCACGAGCGCATCTTCGCCGCGCTGGAGCCCTGGGTCGTCGGCCGCACGCTGAACTTCCTGAACGGCGCGGACGACGCGAAGTACGTGCGCTCCGCCTACGAGCCGAAGGACTACCAGCGGCTGACCGAGATCAAGGCCGCGTACGACCCGGAGAACCTGTTCCGTCTGAACCACAACATCCCGCCCGCGGGTTCGCAGGGCTCATAG
- a CDS encoding O-methyltransferase, with amino-acid sequence MHSTLSSEAVAATLSRLQAAEEKQDLVAAFKAAGVDMAGEYPVDLPADELAERTKDLIMSVSQDGGRLLYLLARSAQARTVVEFGTSFGISTLYLASAVRDNGGGTVITTELQADKALAAEKNFAEAGLDDLIELRLGDARETLRELPGPVDLLLLDGWLDLRLPILELVAPRLRPGALVVVDDVDLEIGRGVYQEFLDHVTDPANGYFSVRLPVHMGVQVCLKLG; translated from the coding sequence ATGCATTCGACGTTGTCCTCCGAGGCGGTCGCCGCGACGCTGAGCCGGCTGCAGGCCGCCGAGGAGAAGCAGGACCTGGTGGCCGCCTTCAAGGCGGCCGGGGTCGACATGGCCGGAGAGTACCCGGTCGACCTGCCCGCCGACGAGCTGGCCGAGCGCACCAAAGACCTGATCATGTCGGTGAGCCAGGACGGCGGGCGCCTGCTTTACCTGCTCGCACGCTCGGCTCAGGCCCGCACCGTGGTCGAGTTCGGCACCTCCTTCGGTATATCGACGCTCTACCTGGCCAGCGCGGTCCGCGACAACGGCGGCGGCACCGTCATCACCACCGAGCTGCAGGCCGACAAGGCGCTCGCCGCCGAGAAGAACTTCGCCGAGGCGGGCCTGGACGACCTGATCGAGCTGCGGCTCGGCGACGCCCGCGAGACCCTGCGCGAGCTGCCCGGGCCGGTGGACCTGCTGCTCCTGGACGGCTGGCTGGACCTGCGGCTGCCGATCCTGGAGCTGGTCGCGCCGCGGCTGCGGCCCGGCGCGCTGGTGGTCGTGGACGACGTGGACCTGGAGATCGGCCGCGGCGTCTACCAGGAGTTCCTGGACCACGTGACCGATCCGGCCAACGGGTACTTCTCCGTGCGGCTCCCGGTCCACATGGGCGTCCAGGTGTGCCTCAAGCTCGGCTGA
- a CDS encoding NADP-dependent oxidoreductase, with protein MKAVRFHSYGASDVLVHEDVDRPAAGPGQVVVKVAGAAFNPVDLPIREGFVTEAFPIVLPHIPLYDLSGTVAEIGADVAGWSVGDPVVAWLPIPAPGAAAEYAVVEADTLAPAPSSGELADAAALPSVALVALQIVVEHAALKPGQTILVNGAGGAVGGYLVQLAAAAGAVVTATASPESRQRVESYGADRIVDYTVEPVTEALAGEQFDVVVNVVASAGEAELAPLAELVADGGVFATIVPPGLRKEIGRGVRNLVVFGRSDAAQLAELTARVDAGELKIHVAQRRPLTELRAVHDDAAAGRLPGRTVLVP; from the coding sequence ATGAAAGCGGTGCGCTTCCACTCCTACGGCGCCTCTGACGTCCTGGTCCACGAAGACGTGGACCGCCCGGCGGCCGGCCCGGGCCAGGTCGTGGTGAAGGTGGCGGGCGCCGCGTTCAACCCGGTCGACCTGCCGATCCGCGAGGGCTTCGTGACCGAGGCGTTCCCGATCGTGCTGCCGCACATCCCGCTCTACGACCTGTCCGGGACCGTCGCCGAGATCGGCGCGGACGTCGCCGGCTGGAGCGTCGGGGACCCGGTCGTGGCCTGGCTGCCGATCCCGGCGCCCGGCGCGGCCGCCGAGTACGCCGTGGTCGAGGCCGACACCCTGGCCCCGGCCCCGAGCTCCGGCGAGCTGGCCGACGCCGCGGCGCTGCCGTCGGTGGCGCTGGTCGCGCTGCAGATCGTGGTCGAGCACGCGGCGCTCAAGCCCGGCCAGACCATCCTGGTCAACGGGGCCGGCGGCGCGGTCGGCGGCTACCTGGTCCAGCTGGCGGCGGCCGCCGGGGCCGTGGTCACCGCGACCGCGAGCCCGGAAAGCCGGCAGCGCGTCGAGTCCTACGGGGCCGACCGGATCGTCGACTACACCGTCGAACCCGTCACCGAGGCGCTGGCCGGGGAGCAGTTCGACGTGGTGGTGAACGTCGTGGCCTCGGCCGGCGAGGCCGAGCTGGCACCGCTGGCCGAGCTGGTCGCCGACGGCGGGGTCTTCGCCACCATCGTGCCGCCCGGGCTGCGCAAGGAGATCGGGCGCGGCGTGCGGAACCTGGTCGTGTTCGGGCGCAGCGACGCCGCGCAGCTCGCCGAGCTGACCGCGCGCGTCGACGCCGGAGAGCTGAAGATCCACGTCGCCCAGCGCCGCCCCCTGACCGAGCTGCGCGCCGTGCACGACGACGCCGCCGCCGGCCGGCTGCCCGGCCGCACCGTCCTCGTGCCCTGA
- a CDS encoding methyltransferase, whose amino-acid sequence MSDEQLRPDRIMEIANGYWATGVLGVAARYSVFTHLEAGVDTAEALAAKTGLAERGTQTLLDALVGLGLVQVRDGYRNSPEASAFLVDGEPASLVGYAGLKLGEMVKMTVLPEVFSGGGPLTEPMVEVVDNPHWEHVVPAIAAQSVPVAHTAAKLLKLADAGAISILDVGGGSGIFSGTWLAANPAAHATQLDWAPINAIARRLVGPEVADRFDFIDGDFHTVELAAAAYDVIVYSHVAHQEGPQDNAANFLKLRAALKPGGTLVICDYVVDDDRGGPPFALAFASEMLLKSRKGGTWRRADYTAWLQAAGFTDVSFHLTPSPTTIVLAR is encoded by the coding sequence GTGAGCGACGAGCAGTTGCGCCCCGACCGGATCATGGAGATCGCGAACGGCTACTGGGCCACCGGCGTCCTCGGCGTCGCGGCGCGGTATTCGGTCTTCACCCACCTCGAAGCCGGCGTGGACACCGCCGAGGCGCTGGCCGCCAAGACCGGCCTGGCCGAGCGCGGCACCCAGACGCTGCTCGACGCCCTCGTCGGGCTCGGCCTGGTCCAGGTGCGCGACGGCTACCGCAACAGCCCCGAGGCGTCCGCCTTCCTGGTCGACGGCGAGCCCGCGAGCCTGGTCGGCTACGCCGGGCTCAAGCTCGGCGAGATGGTGAAGATGACGGTGCTGCCCGAGGTCTTCTCCGGCGGCGGGCCGCTCACCGAGCCGATGGTCGAGGTCGTCGACAACCCGCACTGGGAGCACGTCGTCCCGGCCATCGCCGCGCAGTCCGTGCCGGTCGCGCATACGGCCGCGAAGCTGCTGAAGCTCGCCGACGCCGGCGCGATCTCGATCCTGGACGTCGGCGGCGGCTCCGGCATCTTCTCCGGGACCTGGCTCGCCGCGAACCCGGCCGCGCACGCCACCCAGCTCGACTGGGCGCCGATCAACGCGATCGCGCGCCGCCTGGTGGGGCCGGAGGTGGCTGACCGCTTCGACTTCATCGACGGCGACTTCCACACCGTCGAGCTCGCCGCCGCGGCGTACGACGTCATCGTCTACTCCCACGTCGCGCACCAGGAAGGGCCGCAGGACAACGCCGCGAACTTCCTGAAGCTGCGCGCCGCCCTCAAGCCCGGCGGCACACTGGTCATCTGCGACTACGTGGTCGACGACGACCGCGGCGGACCGCCCTTCGCGCTCGCCTTCGCCTCGGAGATGCTGCTCAAGAGCCGGAAGGGCGGGACCTGGCGGCGGGCCGACTACACGGCCTGGCTCCAGGCGGCCGGATTCACCGACGTCTCCTTCCACCTGACGCCCTCGCCGACCACCATCGTCCTGGCCCGGTGA
- a CDS encoding MarR family winged helix-turn-helix transcriptional regulator, with protein MTKRTDDPGETADRAEAEPRPPLPTLLTQAKDLTVELLHRRLAEQGFAGIRYRHGSVFRFIDPEGSRLTELAERSKLSKQAVGELVDELERLGYVERAPDPRDRRAKIIRLTERGAQGQAAAAAIVTGIEQEWAAHLGAERIVELRRTVQDIIALHGRWEDQSAPS; from the coding sequence GTGACGAAGCGAACCGATGACCCGGGCGAGACGGCCGACCGCGCCGAGGCCGAGCCCCGCCCGCCGCTGCCCACCCTGCTGACCCAGGCCAAGGACCTCACCGTCGAGCTCCTGCACCGCCGCCTCGCCGAGCAGGGATTCGCCGGCATCCGCTACCGCCACGGCTCCGTCTTCCGCTTCATCGACCCCGAAGGCTCGCGCCTGACCGAGCTGGCGGAGCGCTCGAAGCTGAGCAAGCAGGCCGTCGGCGAGCTGGTCGACGAGCTCGAACGGCTCGGCTACGTCGAGCGGGCCCCGGATCCGCGCGACCGCCGGGCGAAAATCATCCGGCTCACCGAGCGCGGTGCGCAGGGCCAGGCCGCGGCGGCGGCGATCGTCACCGGCATCGAACAGGAATGGGCCGCGCACCTCGGCGCGGAGCGCATCGTCGAGCTGCGGCGCACGGTGCAGGACATCATCGCGTTACACGGCCGGTGGGAAGACCAGTCCGCGCCAAGCTGA
- a CDS encoding MarR family winged helix-turn-helix transcriptional regulator, giving the protein MDGSDPADVDGVQGLEPQQLGAYFALMEAVSVLQHQVARQLRAEGDISYVQFEVLARLTTVDGPLTMTQLADGVVYSRSGLTYQAGLLEQAGLITRVPSLDDERATLVSITEAGAALVGRVLPGHVEVIRRLLFEPLSDEDVKQLGDIMPRVRDHMRAQPPRSAAPRKRRREAVPEVPRES; this is encoded by the coding sequence ATGGACGGCTCGGATCCGGCAGACGTGGACGGCGTTCAGGGCCTCGAACCCCAGCAGCTCGGCGCCTACTTCGCGCTGATGGAAGCCGTCAGCGTGCTCCAGCACCAGGTCGCACGACAGCTGCGGGCCGAGGGCGACATCAGCTACGTGCAGTTCGAGGTGCTGGCGCGCCTGACCACCGTGGACGGCCCGCTGACCATGACGCAGCTCGCCGACGGCGTCGTGTACAGCCGCAGCGGCCTGACGTACCAGGCCGGCCTGCTGGAGCAGGCGGGCCTGATCACCCGCGTCCCGAGCCTGGACGACGAGCGCGCCACCCTGGTGTCGATCACCGAGGCCGGCGCCGCCCTGGTCGGCCGGGTGCTGCCGGGGCACGTCGAGGTCATCAGGCGGCTGCTGTTCGAACCGCTGTCCGACGAGGACGTGAAGCAGCTCGGCGACATCATGCCCCGGGTGCGCGACCACATGCGGGCTCAGCCGCCGCGCTCGGCGGCGCCGCGCAAGCGCCGGCGGGAGGCAGTGCCCGAGGTACCGCGGGAGTCCTGA